The following are encoded together in the Novipirellula galeiformis genome:
- a CDS encoding four helix bundle protein, whose translation MAYGSVCDVEYQLSLAQGLSYLEEKVAANVISVANETGRVLNRLLRSLKSGS comes from the coding sequence ATCGCTTACGGTTCGGTTTGCGACGTTGAGTACCAGCTTTCGCTAGCACAAGGACTCTCCTACCTCGAAGAAAAGGTCGCTGCCAACGTGATTTCGGTCGCCAACGAAACTGGACGCGTCCTCAACCGTTTGCTGCGTTCCCTGAAGTCTGGCTCCTGA
- the madL gene encoding malonate transporter subunit MadL: MAIYGTALLSLCLIAGLIAGKLIGLAIGIDANVGGVGIAMLLLILISGRLQISGFMAKPTQNGVLFWSSIYIPIVVAMAASQNVRAALSGGTAAIIAGVVVVIASFAMVPLISRIGQSNDHLKSTLESASTGDDA; this comes from the coding sequence ATGGCCATTTACGGAACCGCATTGTTATCGCTATGTCTGATCGCCGGTTTGATCGCTGGCAAGCTGATCGGGTTGGCCATTGGTATTGACGCCAATGTGGGCGGTGTCGGCATCGCGATGTTGTTGCTGATCCTGATTTCGGGTCGCTTGCAAATCAGTGGATTCATGGCCAAGCCTACGCAGAATGGCGTGCTGTTCTGGAGTTCGATCTACATTCCCATCGTGGTGGCGATGGCGGCGAGCCAGAACGTACGCGCGGCGCTTAGTGGTGGGACAGCCGCGATCATCGCCGGCGTCGTGGTGGTGATTGCAAGTTTTGCAATGGTGCCGCTGATTAGTCGCATCGGACAATCGAATGACCATTTAAAATCAACGCTTGAATCCGCTTCGACAGGAGACGACGCGTGA
- a CDS encoding DUF1501 domain-containing protein, giving the protein MNQNSRSPQSSSITPSMPQSSRRTFLQNAGGGLGGLALTAMLAGETQAAIHHAPKARRVIQIFCPGGMSHLDTFDHKPELVKRAGQPFDPDGKLQFFASKPGNCQPSHWEFRQHGESGMWVSDLLPKLATCVDDIAFIHSMQSKTALHGPACFMMNTGFTLPGFPSMGSWVTYGLGSEADDLPAFVVLPDPRGLPPGGIINWGAGFLPAVHQATMLDTSNSKQPIADLFPPAEFAEQSPSSEHAGLDFLQKLNQLHRETRSGNSELDARIKAYEMAARLQLSAPEVTDIQSESESTRRLYEVDHPENGPFGRQCLLARRLTQRGVRFVQIYCGAENTTAKKIRPNWDSHEDIVRDHGYWGSVLDSGASALLKDLKAHGMLDDTLVICTTEFGRQPGAQGKEGKGRDHNAGAFTAWLAGGGIRGGVRYGATDELGSKAIQSPTYCYDLHATALHLLGIDHQRLTYYQNGIDRRLTDVHGHVIQEILA; this is encoded by the coding sequence ATGAATCAAAATTCTCGCTCGCCTCAATCCTCATCCATCACTCCGTCGATGCCGCAATCGTCACGGCGAACGTTTCTGCAAAATGCAGGCGGAGGTCTTGGTGGGCTCGCGCTGACAGCGATGCTGGCGGGCGAAACCCAGGCGGCAATTCACCATGCCCCCAAGGCACGGCGAGTGATTCAGATCTTTTGCCCTGGTGGGATGAGTCACCTCGATACGTTTGACCACAAGCCCGAACTGGTAAAGCGAGCCGGTCAGCCCTTTGACCCTGATGGCAAGTTACAGTTCTTTGCGTCCAAACCAGGCAATTGCCAGCCGAGTCATTGGGAATTTCGTCAACATGGCGAATCGGGGATGTGGGTCAGCGACTTGTTGCCCAAGTTGGCGACGTGTGTCGATGACATTGCCTTCATTCACTCGATGCAGAGCAAAACGGCGTTGCATGGTCCGGCCTGCTTCATGATGAATACGGGATTCACGCTTCCCGGTTTTCCCAGCATGGGATCATGGGTGACGTATGGACTTGGCAGCGAAGCCGACGATCTACCTGCCTTCGTCGTGTTGCCCGATCCAAGAGGCTTGCCACCGGGCGGCATCATCAATTGGGGAGCCGGTTTCTTGCCTGCCGTTCACCAAGCGACGATGCTGGACACATCGAATTCGAAACAACCGATTGCCGATTTGTTTCCGCCAGCGGAATTTGCGGAGCAGAGCCCGTCCTCGGAACACGCAGGATTGGACTTTCTGCAAAAATTGAATCAATTGCATCGCGAGACTCGCAGCGGTAACAGCGAGTTGGATGCGAGGATCAAGGCCTACGAAATGGCGGCGCGATTACAGCTCAGTGCCCCCGAAGTCACCGATATTCAATCCGAGAGCGAGTCGACAAGGCGTCTGTATGAGGTCGATCATCCCGAGAACGGTCCGTTTGGTCGGCAGTGTTTACTGGCGCGTCGATTGACCCAGCGGGGTGTACGGTTTGTCCAGATCTATTGTGGAGCAGAGAACACGACGGCCAAGAAGATCCGGCCCAATTGGGACAGTCACGAAGACATCGTTCGCGACCATGGCTATTGGGGATCCGTGCTGGACTCCGGTGCCTCGGCGCTGCTGAAGGATTTGAAGGCTCACGGGATGCTCGACGACACGTTGGTGATTTGCACCACCGAGTTTGGCCGCCAACCGGGGGCGCAAGGCAAGGAGGGGAAAGGCCGCGACCATAACGCGGGTGCTTTTACGGCTTGGCTCGCAGGCGGCGGAATTCGCGGCGGCGTCCGTTATGGTGCGACCGATGAACTCGGATCCAAAGCGATCCAGTCGCCCACGTACTGTTACGATTTGCACGCCACGGCGTTACATCTACTTGGGATCGATCACCAGCGGTTGACCTACTATCAAAACGGCATCGATCGTCGGCTCACTGATGTGCACGGTCACGTCATCCAAGAAATTTTGGCATAG
- a CDS encoding acyl-CoA synthetase codes for MKQLPIIERAMAHGERIAVCSATGTTTYGDLVAASESAAATLLAGADDLNEARIAYLVPAGEGYIQTQWGIWRAGGIAVPLSTSATEKELEYTLTDSQTSTVIATSELIPRLTSLCKQLDIRLLSVDDVPSTPTARLPEISTERRAMILYTSGTTSKPKGVVTTHACIQAQIESLVDAWRWQQDDRIPLFLPLHHIHGIINIMSCALWSGAQLETFPRFDLDTVLGRVADHAYTVFMAVPTIYVKVIEALEAMPSSECDPIVQGFADMRLMISGSAALPASVHEKWSELTGQKLLERYGMTEIGMALSNPYDGERRPGAVGQPLPGVEIRLQDECGESITNEGVSGEIQVRGPNVFQQYWNRPDATSESFVDGWFRTGDMAVIENDYFRIMGRSSVDIIKSGGYKLSALEIEASLLDHPAITQCAIVGLPDDTWGEAVAAAVVLKHSQALELESLRGWCKDRISPYKIPRKLLVVEELPRNAMGKVTKPAVSQLFNQID; via the coding sequence ATGAAACAACTACCCATTATCGAACGTGCCATGGCACACGGTGAACGAATCGCAGTTTGCTCCGCCACGGGCACCACCACGTATGGTGATCTTGTCGCTGCTTCGGAATCGGCCGCCGCGACGCTGCTCGCGGGAGCCGACGACCTGAACGAAGCTCGGATCGCGTATCTCGTTCCTGCCGGAGAAGGATACATCCAGACGCAGTGGGGGATTTGGCGCGCAGGCGGGATCGCCGTTCCGCTCAGCACGTCGGCAACCGAGAAAGAGCTTGAGTACACGCTCACCGACTCGCAGACAAGCACGGTGATTGCAACGAGTGAGCTTATTCCGCGGCTCACTTCGCTTTGCAAACAACTCGACATCCGATTGCTGTCGGTCGATGATGTGCCATCGACGCCCACCGCTCGACTACCTGAAATTTCGACCGAGCGGCGTGCGATGATTCTCTATACCAGTGGAACGACCAGCAAACCCAAGGGCGTCGTCACGACTCACGCCTGCATTCAGGCTCAGATCGAATCGCTGGTCGACGCGTGGCGTTGGCAACAGGACGACCGCATTCCATTGTTCCTGCCGCTGCACCACATTCACGGCATCATCAACATCATGTCGTGCGCGCTATGGTCCGGAGCACAACTCGAAACCTTTCCGCGATTCGATCTTGATACCGTCCTGGGCCGAGTCGCCGATCATGCCTACACCGTGTTCATGGCGGTGCCGACGATCTACGTCAAGGTGATCGAAGCGTTGGAGGCCATGCCGAGCTCCGAATGTGATCCGATCGTGCAAGGCTTTGCCGACATGCGATTGATGATTTCCGGTTCAGCCGCCTTGCCCGCTAGCGTGCATGAAAAGTGGTCGGAACTGACGGGCCAGAAGTTGTTGGAACGTTACGGGATGACCGAAATAGGCATGGCGTTATCGAATCCCTATGACGGGGAACGCCGCCCCGGTGCAGTCGGTCAGCCACTGCCCGGTGTCGAGATACGGTTACAGGACGAATGTGGTGAATCGATCACCAACGAAGGTGTTTCAGGGGAGATACAGGTTCGCGGCCCGAACGTCTTCCAGCAATATTGGAATCGACCCGATGCAACAAGCGAGTCCTTCGTCGACGGCTGGTTTCGTACTGGCGATATGGCCGTCATTGAAAACGACTACTTTCGTATCATGGGACGCAGCAGTGTCGATATCATCAAGAGCGGCGGTTACAAGCTGTCTGCTCTCGAGATCGAAGCCTCTCTGTTGGACCACCCAGCGATCACTCAGTGTGCCATCGTCGGTTTACCAGACGATACGTGGGGTGAAGCCGTCGCGGCTGCCGTCGTGCTGAAGCACAGCCAGGCACTGGAACTTGAGTCGCTTCGAGGGTGGTGCAAGGATCGAATCTCGCCCTACAAGATCCCACGTAAGTTGCTCGTCGTGGAAGAACTCCCCAGAAACGCAATGGGCAAAGTGACCAAGCCGGCGGTATCGCAATTGTTCAATCAGATCGATTAG
- a CDS encoding caspase family protein — protein MNRLILWMALYFTVVSSGEVAHAERIALLIGCSDYQSEKIDDLPGAANDVLAFKQLLENELDFDRVTTLTGWTDDVATRPTHDRIHDAFEQLIESASLDSQVFILLSGHGTNVPVPESQANLLDVSNPEPDGLNEAFLPADAHADENLILDDQIGQWLDQLQEKGSHVWIVFDCCHSGTMTRSVGASDEVPRYVSPSVVGVSAEVLEAARQRVEKGANVSSEDEAKELAKPRQSKGSVVAFFAAKAHQTEAELIRPKNSGIKRGLLAYHLEQELRGRKSGITYGDLSRALISRYQADGRRHPSPFWAGDLNREVFGLRSWPEQKPMFLSREGDALVVSGGRLAGLNQGTVLEVFAPSDKAHETPIGTVEVKTVNATSAIVEPTESSVAANWPNNGSCRILYHESDRTPLRLSLLALSGSALKPLPPEGLATAIRQQFKDSSILVNDESNDCDWAFVLLEETGDAVLVLGEELQRLLQNGMSSLEKIPQARFKKSDLGDVAKIAAEIESNLTKVEKWSNLNKLMVAAGAELDPNQDVRIEARAADGLLIGDSQLKPGEIVELRATNKNLSRDYWYVILQLNSHYGIGLVGGENGLGVGTLRHAPRTAPPRPQPIYRFRCNDDASGSFGLIVIAMNTRDHPHTPNFGFLRQENFGAVVNRHTTESPTTEFERLLNGTLKSPTKFRNQQGLDRPQILTWTWTVSPP, from the coding sequence GTGAATCGCTTAATTCTGTGGATGGCTCTGTACTTCACTGTTGTTTCATCAGGCGAAGTTGCTCATGCCGAACGCATCGCTCTTTTGATCGGGTGTTCCGACTATCAGTCTGAGAAAATAGACGACCTGCCGGGAGCTGCCAATGATGTTCTTGCGTTCAAGCAACTCCTCGAAAACGAACTCGACTTTGACCGAGTCACCACGCTTACTGGCTGGACCGACGACGTCGCAACGCGTCCTACTCACGATCGTATCCACGATGCCTTCGAGCAATTAATTGAATCTGCATCGCTCGACTCTCAGGTCTTCATTTTACTGTCAGGTCACGGAACCAACGTTCCAGTTCCGGAGTCCCAGGCGAATCTTCTTGATGTGTCCAATCCCGAACCTGACGGGCTGAATGAGGCGTTCCTTCCTGCTGACGCACACGCGGATGAGAATCTGATCCTTGACGACCAAATCGGTCAGTGGCTGGATCAACTCCAAGAGAAAGGCTCGCACGTTTGGATCGTCTTCGATTGTTGTCACTCAGGAACGATGACGCGGAGTGTTGGCGCTAGCGACGAGGTGCCTCGGTACGTTTCGCCGAGCGTAGTGGGGGTATCGGCGGAAGTTCTCGAAGCAGCCCGCCAACGTGTTGAAAAGGGGGCGAACGTTTCGAGTGAAGACGAAGCGAAGGAGTTGGCCAAACCGAGGCAATCAAAGGGAAGTGTCGTGGCCTTTTTCGCAGCGAAAGCACACCAAACGGAAGCCGAGTTGATCCGCCCAAAGAACTCAGGAATCAAACGCGGGCTGCTTGCGTATCATCTTGAACAAGAGTTACGAGGACGCAAGTCCGGCATCACTTATGGAGATTTGAGCCGTGCACTAATAAGCCGTTATCAGGCTGACGGTCGCCGACACCCATCGCCGTTCTGGGCGGGGGACCTTAATCGTGAAGTCTTCGGCTTGCGATCTTGGCCTGAACAAAAGCCAATGTTCCTGAGCCGAGAGGGCGACGCGTTGGTCGTCTCGGGTGGCCGATTGGCTGGATTGAATCAGGGAACCGTCCTTGAAGTTTTTGCGCCCAGTGACAAGGCACACGAAACGCCGATTGGAACGGTTGAAGTTAAAACGGTAAACGCCACATCCGCAATCGTCGAGCCTACCGAATCGTCGGTTGCGGCTAATTGGCCCAACAATGGTTCTTGCCGAATTCTATACCACGAAAGTGATCGTACACCGCTGCGATTGTCGTTGTTGGCATTGTCTGGCTCCGCTTTGAAACCGTTGCCCCCCGAAGGGCTAGCCACAGCAATCCGCCAACAGTTCAAGGATTCGTCGATTCTTGTCAACGATGAATCCAATGATTGTGACTGGGCGTTTGTCTTGCTTGAAGAAACCGGCGATGCCGTTCTGGTCCTCGGCGAAGAACTGCAGCGACTATTACAGAACGGCATGTCTTCGTTGGAAAAGATTCCTCAAGCTAGATTCAAAAAATCCGATCTTGGCGATGTCGCGAAAATCGCTGCGGAGATCGAAAGCAATCTTACAAAGGTCGAAAAGTGGAGCAACCTGAACAAGTTGATGGTTGCGGCCGGAGCCGAACTGGATCCAAATCAAGATGTCCGTATTGAGGCGCGTGCGGCTGATGGATTGTTGATCGGCGATAGCCAATTGAAGCCAGGCGAGATCGTTGAACTTCGTGCGACAAACAAAAATTTGAGCCGAGACTATTGGTATGTCATTCTGCAACTCAACAGTCACTACGGAATCGGGCTGGTTGGGGGCGAGAATGGATTGGGAGTGGGAACGTTACGTCATGCTCCTCGAACCGCGCCGCCACGACCACAACCAATCTATCGTTTCCGATGTAACGACGATGCATCAGGATCATTCGGGCTGATCGTCATCGCGATGAACACACGCGATCATCCTCACACGCCGAATTTTGGTTTTTTAAGACAGGAAAACTTTGGTGCGGTGGTGAATCGTCATACGACGGAGTCGCCTACGACTGAGTTCGAGCGACTGTTAAACGGTACACTCAAATCTCCAACCAAATTTCGTAATCAACAAGGTTTGGACAGACCACAGATACTCACGTGGACATGGACGGTATCGCCGCCGTAG
- the madM gene encoding malonate transporter subunit MadM, translated as MNELWQAIESVLTKYSLVTAFAVVGTIVWISYGISAKVTRHRMHGSAIAILVGLLLACIGGVVTDGEKGIADIECLAGIGLMGGAMLRDFAIVATAFGVRLDEFLKTGLSGVVSLLAGVLMSFLIGAIIAYGFGYRDAVSMTTIGGGAATYIVGPVTGTALGATSEVIALSVAAGLVKSMLVMTLTPFVAKWIGLDNPRSALIFGGLMGTTSGVAGGLAATDERLVPYGAMTATFYTGLGCLLGPSVIFIVIRAIVGT; from the coding sequence GTGAATGAACTATGGCAAGCTATCGAATCCGTACTGACGAAGTACTCGTTGGTGACGGCCTTTGCCGTGGTTGGCACCATCGTGTGGATATCCTACGGAATTTCGGCGAAAGTAACGCGCCATCGGATGCACGGTTCAGCGATTGCGATCTTGGTTGGTTTGCTGCTAGCCTGCATCGGTGGCGTAGTGACCGACGGAGAAAAGGGGATTGCTGACATCGAATGCTTGGCAGGGATCGGTTTGATGGGCGGCGCGATGTTGCGTGACTTTGCCATCGTCGCGACGGCGTTCGGCGTGCGGTTAGATGAGTTTCTCAAGACCGGTCTCAGTGGGGTCGTTTCACTGCTTGCCGGAGTGCTGATGTCGTTTTTGATTGGTGCGATCATTGCCTATGGCTTCGGATATCGAGACGCCGTCAGCATGACCACGATTGGCGGAGGAGCGGCGACTTACATCGTGGGGCCCGTCACCGGAACTGCACTAGGAGCGACGAGCGAAGTCATCGCGCTCAGCGTTGCTGCGGGATTAGTAAAGTCGATGCTGGTGATGACGTTGACACCCTTTGTGGCAAAGTGGATTGGACTCGATAATCCGCGTTCCGCACTCATTTTTGGTGGGCTGATGGGAACGACTAGCGGTGTTGCCGGTGGTCTTGCAGCCACCGATGAGCGACTCGTCCCCTACGGTGCGATGACGGCCACGTTCTACACCGGGCTGGGATGTCTGCTAGGACCCTCGGTTATTTTTATCGTCATTCGAGCCATTGTTGGAACATGA
- a CDS encoding DUF1553 domain-containing protein has translation MDSFLSVDDHSASMQQKRDAINDCPSVFVREIAKRFALAIRCLGVAGFVWFVPAIAAAGEPVDFVTQVLPIVQQHCIRCHSPGIDKGNVSLATASDLLEDDYIVPGDSDASPLVDLIIAADGGVPEMPQQSEPLSEREVQTIRDWIDQGASWPDDVVIHEKSKADETWWSLQPIRKADTTKTSIDDFVREKLAEHDLSLSPIADRRTLIRRLTFDLHGLPPSPEAVAAYVSDPDPQAYEKLVDRLLDSPHYGERYARHWLDIAHYADTHGFERDMRRDNAWRYRDYVIGALNDDKPYDRFLQEQICGDVLWPEDPQAVIATGFLASGPWDFVGQVETKSDELRRAARSLDLDDMATQVLTTTMAMTINCARCHDHKLDPISQREYYELQAVFAGVKREDRLVGGLTLQKYESDKTQLTRRLGEIDFEIGKLEGTGIDLADLVGGGNGHGTGKYRDGIDVRSGAIDRRDLGSLGTVVTNKFTPSELPYVDGVFIPNGHEDNAGIVVSSTGITVSGLPSTSGAAWDLIRNGPVTSQHSTELGGIDFTKPGHSVLGMHANAGITFDLDAIRRVNGVRNANDDGAFRFTAKLGYFGAVGSFHADAWVFIDGRLAAEYRGIRRDDGLHHVDVPVTREARFLTLVSTDGGNGYGHDQIGFGDAKFIATESISLTTREQERLQKLRSERGSVSDRLANLGPPPRFYGVSSSLDVPQVHVLIRGDPESPSGEPLAPAALGCLTMLRPALAVHHSNASQRRVALANWITHPDNPLTPRVIVNRLWQWHFGQGIVNTASDFGFGGGRPSHPELLDWLATELSSKSGSLKAMHRLILNSQTYKQQSSDAKELAGVELDAGNRLLWRQNPRRIEAEAIRDAVLFVSGKLNLERGGPGFEDFEYQEAYAPIYTYRTADQPELWRRSIYRYIVRTTPDGFLTTLDCPDPANMTPKRNTTTTPLQSLAMLNNDFMLRQARYFAERIEQEVGVAPERQVERAFELAFARKPSAQESQLAEPFVKAQGLFSLCRSLLNANEFVYLD, from the coding sequence ATGGATTCATTTCTCAGTGTCGATGATCACTCTGCGAGCATGCAGCAGAAACGCGACGCGATCAACGATTGTCCTAGCGTGTTCGTTCGAGAGATTGCTAAACGGTTCGCACTCGCAATCCGTTGTCTTGGCGTCGCCGGTTTTGTTTGGTTCGTTCCAGCGATTGCTGCTGCGGGTGAACCGGTTGACTTCGTGACCCAGGTTTTGCCGATCGTTCAACAGCATTGTATTCGTTGTCATTCGCCCGGGATCGACAAAGGAAACGTGTCGCTGGCGACGGCAAGTGATTTGTTAGAAGATGATTACATCGTTCCAGGCGATTCGGACGCGAGTCCGCTGGTCGATTTGATCATAGCCGCCGATGGCGGCGTGCCAGAAATGCCCCAGCAGAGCGAACCGCTTTCCGAACGAGAAGTGCAAACGATTCGAGATTGGATTGATCAAGGCGCGAGTTGGCCCGACGACGTTGTGATCCATGAAAAATCCAAGGCGGACGAAACGTGGTGGTCACTGCAACCGATCCGCAAAGCGGACACCACAAAGACGAGCATCGACGACTTCGTTCGCGAAAAACTTGCGGAGCACGATCTTAGCCTGAGTCCGATCGCGGATCGTCGTACTTTGATTCGTCGCCTCACTTTTGATCTGCATGGATTGCCGCCGTCACCCGAAGCGGTCGCAGCATATGTCAGCGATCCCGACCCTCAGGCGTATGAGAAACTCGTTGACCGTTTGCTCGATTCACCGCACTATGGCGAGCGATACGCACGTCATTGGCTCGACATCGCTCATTACGCAGACACCCACGGATTCGAACGCGACATGCGACGCGACAACGCGTGGCGGTATCGTGATTACGTCATCGGGGCACTGAACGATGACAAACCGTACGATCGTTTTTTGCAAGAACAAATCTGCGGCGATGTGTTGTGGCCCGAAGATCCGCAAGCGGTAATCGCGACTGGTTTCCTGGCGTCCGGTCCGTGGGATTTCGTGGGGCAAGTCGAAACGAAAAGCGATGAACTACGTCGCGCAGCACGCTCACTTGACCTCGACGATATGGCCACCCAGGTGCTGACCACGACGATGGCGATGACCATCAACTGCGCTCGATGTCATGATCATAAACTCGATCCCATTTCACAGCGTGAGTATTACGAACTGCAAGCCGTCTTTGCCGGTGTCAAACGCGAGGATCGCCTCGTTGGTGGACTCACATTACAGAAGTACGAAAGCGACAAGACTCAGCTGACCCGCCGACTTGGCGAGATCGATTTTGAGATCGGGAAACTGGAAGGCACGGGAATCGACTTGGCGGATTTGGTGGGCGGTGGTAACGGGCATGGCACGGGAAAATATCGAGACGGCATCGACGTCCGATCCGGTGCGATCGATCGTCGCGATCTCGGTTCGCTCGGCACGGTTGTGACGAACAAGTTCACGCCGTCCGAGTTGCCGTATGTCGATGGTGTCTTCATTCCCAATGGACACGAGGACAACGCCGGGATCGTGGTTAGTTCGACCGGGATCACCGTGTCGGGACTGCCTAGCACATCAGGTGCCGCTTGGGACTTGATTCGCAATGGTCCGGTGACCAGTCAGCATTCGACCGAACTTGGTGGCATCGATTTCACAAAACCGGGACATTCCGTCCTGGGAATGCACGCCAACGCAGGGATTACGTTTGATCTGGATGCGATTCGTCGTGTTAACGGTGTTCGTAATGCCAACGATGACGGCGCGTTTCGATTCACAGCCAAACTTGGCTATTTTGGCGCAGTCGGCAGCTTTCACGCTGACGCTTGGGTGTTCATCGATGGACGCCTAGCCGCCGAGTATCGCGGGATTCGGCGCGACGATGGCTTGCATCATGTTGACGTTCCTGTGACTCGGGAGGCACGATTCTTGACCTTGGTTTCCACGGATGGCGGTAACGGTTACGGGCATGATCAAATCGGTTTTGGTGATGCGAAATTCATCGCCACGGAATCCATTTCGCTGACAACCCGCGAGCAAGAACGGCTCCAAAAACTGCGCAGCGAACGCGGTTCGGTATCTGATCGATTGGCAAACCTCGGTCCACCGCCGAGGTTCTACGGCGTTTCGTCATCCCTGGACGTTCCCCAAGTTCATGTTTTGATACGGGGCGACCCCGAGTCACCAAGCGGTGAGCCACTTGCTCCCGCCGCACTCGGTTGTCTAACGATGCTGCGGCCCGCCCTCGCAGTTCACCACTCGAATGCATCCCAACGGCGTGTCGCGCTGGCGAACTGGATCACTCACCCCGACAATCCATTGACGCCGCGTGTGATCGTCAATCGCCTGTGGCAATGGCACTTTGGTCAAGGCATTGTCAACACGGCGAGTGACTTTGGCTTTGGCGGCGGACGTCCTTCTCACCCCGAGTTGCTTGATTGGTTGGCGACCGAATTGTCCAGCAAGAGTGGATCCCTCAAGGCAATGCATCGCTTGATTCTGAATAGTCAGACGTACAAGCAGCAATCAAGTGATGCGAAGGAATTGGCGGGTGTGGAATTGGATGCTGGGAATCGACTGTTGTGGCGTCAGAATCCACGTCGCATCGAAGCGGAGGCGATTCGCGATGCGGTGTTATTCGTCAGTGGCAAGTTAAATCTCGAGCGTGGCGGTCCAGGGTTCGAAGATTTTGAGTATCAAGAAGCGTACGCTCCGATCTACACCTACCGGACCGCCGATCAACCCGAACTTTGGCGGCGCAGTATTTATCGCTATATCGTTCGTACGACACCCGACGGGTTTTTGACCACGTTGGATTGCCCCGATCCTGCGAATATGACGCCCAAACGGAATACGACAACCACCCCGCTGCAATCGCTCGCAATGCTGAACAATGATTTCATGCTCAGGCAAGCTCGCTATTTTGCCGAGCGAATTGAGCAGGAGGTCGGTGTCGCACCAGAACGCCAAGTGGAGCGGGCTTTCGAATTGGCGTTTGCAAGAAAACCGTCGGCACAGGAATCGCAATTGGCGGAGCCGTTTGTCAAAGCCCAAGGACTCTTCTCGCTATGTCGATCGTTGTTAAACGCCAATGAATTTGTTTACTTGGATTAA